A part of Paenibacillus sp. sptzw28 genomic DNA contains:
- a CDS encoding cation-translocating P-type ATPase has translation MTNETVRNVYRVQGMTCAGCAGSFEKKVKELPGVLDAKVNFGAAKITVYGETAFAELEKAGEFDGLRLIPENAELPSGGKEKGDSLLSSISRETLLAVASALLIAAGVALGFTAPGQPLAANAVYAAAALVGGYPLFRKGLANLIVLRFEMNTLMTIAIIGAAVIGQWGEAATVVLLFAISEALESHAMERARKSISSLMDLKPKTAVVRGADGRTFTAAVADLAPGDTVIVKPGQSVPIDGVVLAGVSGVVQAAITGESMPVEKSPGSDVFAGTLNGEGLLEVRTTRKANDTTLARIIHLVEDAQEERAPSQQLVDRFARWYTPGIMVFAFGLAVIPPLFLGAEWLASVYSALAVLVVGCPCALVISTPVAIVTAIGKAARNGVLIKGGAYVEAAAKLSVIAFDKTGTLTEGKPCVTDILTLGDRGEAESLTIAAAMESGSAHPLGHALVQAASARELALPETAGIVSATGYGLQATVNGAGYRIGKPAWAMEKLPDHKAKPVLEAAERLQREGKTVVALASDTAAVALFGISDTVRASSAETVRQLAGLGILHTAMLTGDHAATAQVIAAQAGISDVRAALLPEQKLAAVRSWRQEGHSVAMIGDGVNDAPALAAADIGIAIGGAGSDAAMETADIVLMGGSLTKLPFLIRLSRRTLRVIRENIGIAFGLKAAALLLAVPGWLTLWMAIFADMGATLIVTLNALRLLGRKDG, from the coding sequence ATGACCAATGAGACCGTCAGGAATGTGTACCGTGTGCAGGGGATGACATGCGCGGGGTGCGCCGGTTCATTCGAGAAGAAGGTGAAGGAGCTGCCCGGCGTTCTCGATGCAAAGGTTAATTTTGGCGCGGCCAAAATAACGGTATACGGGGAAACTGCATTTGCAGAACTGGAAAAAGCGGGCGAGTTCGATGGGCTGCGGCTGATTCCCGAGAATGCCGAGCTTCCCTCCGGAGGGAAAGAAAAGGGGGATTCCCTCCTCTCATCAATAAGCCGGGAGACGCTGCTGGCGGTTGCATCGGCACTGCTGATCGCGGCAGGCGTCGCGCTTGGGTTTACAGCGCCCGGACAGCCGCTTGCGGCAAATGCGGTTTATGCGGCTGCCGCCCTTGTCGGCGGATACCCGCTGTTCCGCAAAGGGCTGGCCAATTTGATTGTATTGCGCTTTGAGATGAACACGCTGATGACAATCGCCATTATCGGCGCTGCCGTGATCGGCCAATGGGGGGAGGCGGCGACGGTCGTGCTTCTCTTCGCGATAAGCGAAGCGCTTGAATCGCATGCGATGGAGCGGGCGCGCAAATCGATTTCATCCCTGATGGATCTCAAGCCCAAGACGGCTGTAGTCCGGGGGGCGGATGGAAGAACATTTACGGCTGCCGTCGCGGATCTTGCGCCGGGCGATACGGTTATTGTAAAGCCGGGGCAGAGCGTACCGATCGACGGAGTTGTGCTTGCAGGGGTGTCGGGGGTCGTGCAGGCCGCTATTACCGGGGAATCGATGCCGGTAGAGAAAAGTCCCGGGAGCGATGTTTTCGCCGGAACGCTGAACGGGGAGGGACTGCTGGAGGTTCGCACCACAAGGAAAGCGAATGATACGACGCTGGCGCGTATTATTCATCTGGTTGAAGATGCACAGGAGGAGCGCGCGCCCTCGCAGCAGCTTGTCGACCGTTTCGCGCGGTGGTACACGCCGGGAATTATGGTGTTTGCTTTCGGCCTAGCGGTAATTCCGCCGCTTTTCCTCGGGGCGGAATGGCTGGCTTCAGTTTACAGCGCGCTTGCGGTGCTGGTAGTGGGTTGTCCGTGCGCCTTGGTCATTTCAACGCCGGTTGCGATTGTGACGGCGATCGGAAAAGCCGCAAGAAATGGCGTCTTGATCAAAGGAGGCGCGTATGTGGAAGCGGCTGCCAAGCTGTCCGTAATTGCCTTCGACAAGACCGGAACGCTGACCGAAGGCAAGCCGTGCGTCACGGATATCTTGACGCTCGGGGACCGCGGCGAAGCGGAAAGTCTGACCATTGCTGCGGCAATGGAATCAGGCTCTGCACACCCGCTTGGTCACGCGCTGGTGCAGGCAGCTTCAGCGCGGGAGCTGGCTTTGCCGGAGACTGCCGGCATTGTCTCGGCGACGGGATATGGTCTGCAGGCGACAGTCAACGGTGCCGGATACCGGATAGGCAAGCCTGCTTGGGCAATGGAGAAGCTGCCGGACCATAAGGCGAAGCCTGTGCTTGAAGCGGCCGAGCGGCTTCAGCGCGAAGGCAAGACCGTGGTCGCGCTCGCCAGCGATACCGCCGCCGTGGCATTGTTCGGCATCTCCGACACGGTGCGTGCGAGCAGCGCGGAAACTGTGCGGCAGCTGGCCGGGCTCGGTATCTTGCATACAGCGATGCTGACCGGCGACCACGCCGCAACGGCGCAGGTGATCGCCGCTCAGGCGGGCATCTCCGACGTGCGCGCCGCGCTGCTGCCGGAGCAGAAGCTGGCCGCCGTGCGGAGCTGGCGGCAGGAAGGACACTCCGTCGCTATGATCGGCGACGGCGTCAACGATGCGCCGGCCTTGGCTGCAGCCGATATCGGCATCGCCATCGGGGGCGCAGGCTCGGATGCGGCAATGGAGACAGCCGACATCGTGCTGATGGGCGGCAGTCTGACGAAGCTGCCGTTCCTGATCCGGCTCAGCCGGCGCACGCTGCGCGTAATCCGCGAAAATATCGGCATCGCATTCGGACTCAAAGCGGCGGCGCTGCTGCTCGCCGTCCCCGGCTGGCTCACGCTCTGGATGGCGATTTTCGCCGATATGGGGGCAACGCTTATCGTAACGTTGAATGCGCTGCGTCTGCTCGGAAGAAAAGACGGCTGA
- a CDS encoding metalloregulator ArsR/SmtB family transcription factor, whose amino-acid sequence MTRLKELAETDTSCEIVCIDEEKVGRARLAVDSRELSAAAAIFKALSDETRLKIAYSLCVEDQLCVCDAAAIIGSSTATASHHLRLLKQLGLAKSRKEGKLVFYSLDDDHVKQLIMTALIHSEEAWDHDQ is encoded by the coding sequence ATGACGCGGCTGAAGGAATTGGCGGAGACGGATACGTCCTGTGAAATCGTTTGTATTGACGAGGAGAAGGTTGGGCGTGCCAGATTGGCTGTCGACAGCCGGGAGCTGTCCGCTGCGGCAGCTATTTTCAAGGCGCTGTCTGATGAGACGAGGCTCAAGATCGCATATTCTCTATGCGTCGAGGATCAGTTGTGCGTTTGTGACGCTGCAGCGATTATCGGCTCAAGCACCGCGACGGCTTCGCATCATTTAAGGCTGCTCAAGCAGCTTGGCCTGGCCAAATCACGAAAGGAAGGCAAGCTTGTTTTCTACTCGCTCGACGATGACCACGTGAAGCAGCTTATTATGACGGCGCTTATTCACAGCGAGGAGGCCTGGGACCATGACCAATGA
- a CDS encoding S41 family peptidase encodes MSKRFIAAENGEMDMSMYGQNAVKQRRRVTFVVVVVAVCVIGFVGGRVSMILQYPIMKEPAFGNLSYAYNEIMDNYLNGAESKSLVNGATEGMVASLDDPYSVYLSGAAGEQYVQSYDDHFVGIGVNIREQDGEFIIESTIKGAPAEKAGLRSGDVFMAVDGKSAKGITLTELKQLVQGKTGTIVKLSIRRQGSGEPLEIPVTRGDVPITTVTFGMKEGKVGEIVVTRFADKTAEEFNRAVDTLLGEGMKALLIDLRGNPGGLLEPTIEIANRFVPKGDTIVQVVYKGESKVITNKSEQKTPWKLPIAILVDDHTASSAEVLTAALKTTAKAVVVGQKTFGKGIVQNFRQMNDGSVLKLTEAQWRSPDGQWIHKKGIKPTVPVATPAYALLPRLPAGLQLKTGDYGDKVQTAQQMLQALGYSIRDEAGIYDEQTTDAVKAFQRGEALPVTGIMNDKTAYRITLRLSEKFGKEDPQRNKALELLEAAEAGSK; translated from the coding sequence GTGAGTAAAAGATTCATTGCGGCAGAGAACGGAGAGATGGACATGAGTATGTATGGCCAAAATGCGGTAAAACAGCGGCGTAGAGTTACCTTTGTCGTAGTAGTGGTCGCGGTGTGCGTAATCGGATTTGTCGGGGGCAGGGTATCGATGATTTTGCAATATCCGATTATGAAAGAGCCTGCGTTCGGTAATTTATCATACGCTTATAATGAAATTATGGATAACTATTTGAACGGAGCTGAGTCGAAGTCGCTTGTTAACGGAGCGACTGAAGGAATGGTCGCATCGCTTGACGATCCTTACTCGGTCTACTTATCCGGCGCTGCCGGCGAGCAGTACGTACAATCGTACGACGATCATTTTGTCGGAATTGGTGTTAATATTCGCGAGCAGGACGGGGAATTTATCATTGAGAGCACGATTAAAGGCGCTCCCGCGGAAAAAGCGGGCCTGCGGTCCGGAGATGTTTTTATGGCGGTTGACGGGAAATCGGCAAAGGGCATAACGTTAACCGAGCTGAAGCAGCTGGTGCAGGGTAAGACGGGGACGATCGTTAAGCTGTCCATCCGCCGCCAAGGGTCGGGCGAGCCGCTCGAAATTCCCGTCACCCGCGGAGATGTGCCGATTACGACGGTCACTTTCGGTATGAAGGAAGGGAAGGTCGGCGAAATTGTCGTTACGCGCTTTGCGGACAAAACGGCGGAGGAATTTAACCGCGCCGTCGATACGCTGCTGGGGGAGGGCATGAAGGCGCTGCTGATTGATCTGCGCGGCAATCCGGGCGGGCTGCTCGAGCCGACCATCGAAATCGCAAACCGGTTTGTACCTAAAGGGGATACCATCGTTCAAGTCGTCTACAAAGGCGAGAGCAAAGTGATTACGAACAAATCGGAGCAGAAGACGCCTTGGAAGCTGCCGATCGCCATCCTCGTGGATGATCATACGGCCAGCTCTGCCGAAGTGCTTACCGCTGCGCTCAAGACGACTGCCAAAGCGGTTGTCGTGGGACAGAAGACGTTCGGCAAAGGGATCGTACAGAACTTCAGGCAGATGAACGACGGTTCAGTGCTCAAGCTGACGGAAGCGCAGTGGCGCTCTCCCGACGGTCAATGGATCCACAAGAAAGGCATTAAGCCGACAGTGCCTGTCGCTACCCCGGCATATGCGCTGCTGCCAAGGCTTCCGGCTGGCCTGCAGCTGAAGACGGGCGATTATGGCGACAAGGTTCAGACCGCGCAGCAAATGCTGCAGGCGCTCGGTTACAGCATCCGCGATGAAGCAGGCATCTACGATGAGCAAACGACGGACGCCGTCAAAGCATTCCAGCGCGGCGAAGCGCTTCCGGTTACCGGTATAATGAACGATAAGACGGCTTACCGGATTACGCTGCGATTGAGCGAGAAGTTTGGCAAGGAAGACCCGCAGCGGAATAAAGCGCTGGAGCTGCTTGAAGCGGCAGAGGCGGGCAGTAAGTAA
- a CDS encoding Cof-type HAD-IIB family hydrolase — protein MYKLIAIDIDDTLLTDELTVTPGTKEALAEAIAQGVFVTLATGRMFPSAKKIAKQVELNVPIITYQGSLVKTLLDEQVLYERSVPKDAAKQLFDFCKERGLHVQMYVNDVLYVQQDTEKARGYAALSKIPFVVEPDFNKLTDKPSTKMLIIDEPAYLDEIAEQLAPLIGDRVHITKSKPHYLEFTHKEGTKGHAIAFMAEHIGCTMDEVIAIGDSWNDHEMIEAAGLGVAMENALPKLKEIAQFVTKSNNEEGVRHVIEKFILNKA, from the coding sequence ATGTACAAATTGATTGCCATCGACATTGACGACACTTTATTGACCGACGAACTTACAGTAACACCAGGTACGAAAGAGGCGCTTGCCGAAGCGATTGCACAGGGTGTATTCGTTACGCTTGCGACTGGACGGATGTTTCCATCCGCCAAGAAGATCGCCAAGCAGGTTGAATTGAATGTGCCGATCATTACGTACCAAGGCTCGCTTGTAAAGACTCTGCTGGACGAGCAGGTGCTGTATGAACGGAGCGTTCCGAAGGATGCGGCAAAGCAGTTGTTTGATTTTTGCAAAGAACGCGGGCTTCATGTTCAAATGTACGTAAACGATGTTCTTTATGTACAGCAGGACACGGAGAAAGCACGGGGTTACGCAGCGTTATCGAAAATTCCATTCGTTGTCGAGCCCGACTTCAACAAGCTGACCGACAAGCCTTCCACGAAAATGCTTATTATAGACGAGCCCGCTTACCTGGATGAGATTGCAGAGCAGCTCGCGCCTCTAATCGGCGATCGTGTACACATTACCAAATCCAAACCTCATTACCTTGAATTTACGCATAAGGAAGGCACCAAAGGCCACGCGATTGCATTTATGGCCGAGCATATCGGTTGTACGATGGATGAAGTAATCGCCATCGGAGATTCCTGGAACGATCACGAGATGATCGAAGCTGCGGGCCTGGGTGTCGCCATGGAGAATGCCCTTCCGAAGCTTAAGGAAATCGCTCAATTCGTGACCAAATCCAATAACGAAGAAGGCGTTCGCCACGTCATTGAGAAGTTTATTCTTAATAAAGCGTAG
- a CDS encoding immunoglobulin-like domain-containing protein, whose amino-acid sequence MKKWLSLIVVCSMFLFSSSVLAHGSTSNHKNGKGPEKNVKECGQIPPGLLNALKKVKNKQAIEAIKENIEKQREKCEKDKGDGSQALTDAARVSADKAALQIRFGSGDRTDWVTTAVGLPARGNKGSAITWSSNKPNVVSSDGRTVKRPLSADETVVMTATLRYNQATATKTFTLIVKAAPVSLTDAQKVSADLAALQIAFNGTDNADSVTQPLKMLPATGKNGSTITWYSGSPTVISNDGKTVNRPVSGSGDTVVVMTAIIVNNTASEAKTFRLTVKQQLTDAEKVAADKAALDIDYGGSDTISRVTRPLDLLPAAGLNGSVITWTSSAPNILSADGKTIQRPALGSGDMPVALTAVLTSNGFTDVKVFFLTVKQEFTNAEKVAADKADLNITFADQDSAVSVTKPIGLPVSGYYGSTIIWYSTNPSVISDNGTVVNRPAKGSGDINVTMMGYISNNGVGDVKMFKLTVKQLP is encoded by the coding sequence ATGAAGAAGTGGTTGTCGTTAATCGTCGTATGTTCAATGTTTCTTTTCAGCAGCAGTGTATTGGCTCACGGCAGCACAAGTAATCATAAGAACGGCAAGGGACCGGAGAAGAATGTCAAGGAATGCGGTCAGATTCCGCCGGGCTTGCTTAATGCGCTCAAGAAAGTAAAGAATAAACAAGCAATAGAGGCAATAAAGGAAAACATCGAAAAGCAGCGGGAGAAATGCGAAAAGGATAAGGGTGACGGCAGCCAAGCTTTAACCGATGCTGCGCGTGTTTCTGCGGATAAGGCAGCTCTGCAAATCCGCTTCGGCAGCGGCGACCGTACAGATTGGGTAACGACTGCGGTCGGACTGCCGGCAAGAGGGAATAAAGGCTCAGCCATTACTTGGAGCTCCAATAAACCGAATGTTGTTTCCAGTGACGGACGGACCGTTAAGCGGCCGCTGTCTGCGGATGAAACCGTCGTAATGACTGCTACCCTTCGCTACAATCAGGCAACGGCAACCAAAACTTTCACTTTGATCGTGAAAGCGGCCCCTGTATCTCTGACGGATGCGCAAAAGGTGTCGGCCGACTTGGCCGCGCTGCAAATTGCATTCAACGGCACGGATAACGCGGACAGCGTCACCCAGCCGTTAAAGATGCTTCCGGCCACAGGCAAGAACGGCTCGACAATAACCTGGTACTCCGGTTCTCCGACGGTAATTTCCAATGATGGAAAGACGGTCAATCGACCGGTTTCGGGCAGTGGCGACACAGTCGTCGTAATGACTGCTATTATCGTTAACAACACGGCCTCCGAGGCGAAGACGTTTCGTTTGACCGTTAAACAGCAGTTAACGGATGCAGAAAAGGTCGCGGCTGACAAAGCTGCCCTTGATATTGATTACGGCGGTTCGGATACAATTAGCCGGGTTACCCGGCCATTGGACCTTCTGCCTGCGGCAGGGCTGAACGGCTCGGTCATAACTTGGACCTCCAGCGCGCCTAATATATTATCCGCCGACGGGAAAACAATCCAACGTCCCGCTCTTGGATCCGGTGATATGCCCGTGGCACTTACCGCAGTTCTGACAAGCAATGGCTTCACGGATGTGAAAGTGTTCTTCCTGACGGTGAAACAGGAATTTACGAACGCCGAGAAGGTTGCTGCCGATAAAGCGGACCTGAATATTACTTTCGCAGACCAGGATTCCGCGGTTTCCGTCACGAAACCGATCGGACTTCCGGTGAGCGGCTACTACGGCAGCACGATCATCTGGTATTCCACGAACCCCTCCGTCATTTCCGATAACGGAACGGTTGTAAACCGGCCTGCCAAGGGAAGCGGAGATATCAACGTAACGATGATGGGATACATCAGCAATAATGGAGTCGGCGATGTTAAGATGTTCAAGCTTACCGTGAAGCAGCTTCCATAA
- the gpmA gene encoding 2,3-diphosphoglycerate-dependent phosphoglycerate mutase, which translates to MIKLVFIRHGQSVWNLENRFTGWTDVDLSATGLEEARRAGHILRKHGYLFDAAHTSVLKRAIRTLWIILDEMNLMWIPVNKSWHLNERHYGALQGLNKADTALKYGDDQVHIWRRSVDVRPPALEKTDPRYEASEPKYRGIEDKVPLTESLADTEARALLYWREAIEPALSSGRRILIAAHGNTIRALVKYLDDIPGDGIARLNIPTGTPLVYELTDDLKPLRHYFLGEDGAIEGRSVTDPWF; encoded by the coding sequence ATGATTAAACTCGTATTCATTCGTCACGGTCAAAGCGTATGGAATTTGGAAAACCGGTTTACGGGTTGGACGGATGTCGATCTCTCCGCCACCGGCCTTGAGGAAGCCAGAAGAGCGGGACATATTTTGCGAAAGCACGGATACCTCTTTGACGCCGCTCACACCTCCGTGCTGAAGAGAGCCATTAGAACGCTATGGATTATTCTCGATGAGATGAATCTCATGTGGATTCCGGTCAATAAATCGTGGCATTTAAATGAGAGGCACTACGGCGCGCTTCAGGGGTTGAACAAAGCGGACACCGCCTTGAAATACGGAGACGATCAGGTGCATATATGGCGAAGATCGGTTGATGTGAGGCCCCCTGCCCTTGAGAAAACAGACCCGCGGTACGAAGCCTCCGAGCCAAAATACCGCGGGATAGAAGATAAGGTCCCTTTAACGGAAAGTTTGGCCGATACCGAAGCAAGGGCATTGCTTTATTGGCGCGAAGCTATCGAACCGGCACTCAGCTCCGGCCGGAGGATCCTCATAGCTGCGCATGGAAATACGATAAGGGCTCTTGTGAAATATCTTGATGACATACCGGGAGACGGTATTGCCAGGCTCAATATACCGACGGGAACGCCGCTCGTCTACGAATTAACCGACGATTTGAAGCCGCTCCGGCATTACTTTTTGGGTGAAGACGGCGCGATCGAGGGCCGTTCGGTTACAGATCCGTGGTTCTAA
- a CDS encoding ABC transporter substrate-binding protein: protein MDELKSFSYKRIGLITVLSMSAVLSGCNLIGGGAQKSEEKSALKVMYYDERSFYSQLGMVYSALHPEVDITVVTNQQSGPYDPQKDMKAEFDKFIDEKQPDVLMLTPEQLTEYAEDGKLLELDTMTEEKTYNKETLIPGLLDYMKELGGGKIYGLSSSFYSQAIFYNKDLFNKYGIPLPEDRMSWDKLFELAQRFPTDGAKDKRVYGLSLGYNGELYQLGSMIGASQNLSMVNAASKQVTINSPAWKNVFQTAMNGLKSGALYTEDPNGMNTSSQTYEDYLLRDPFIAGKVAMKLEGAYFIGQIKESQTRVKDKAIKSWDIVTVPVDPQSPDSSPNMSFNQIFAVNAKSVNTEAAKEFIRYVTSDEYARVTSKLQDGSFPVRTNYIKDDDNHNMKAFYSLKPAKSSIYKDYDKLPQNFFMQFMNIAQEELKSAFAGKKSLDDALATAQTKGQQIMVQEQAKQKDKPAEAAVTEKTASGTN, encoded by the coding sequence GTGGATGAATTGAAGAGCTTTAGCTACAAACGCATCGGTCTGATTACTGTCCTAAGTATGTCAGCAGTCCTCTCAGGCTGTAATCTGATCGGAGGCGGCGCGCAGAAGAGCGAGGAAAAATCGGCGCTAAAGGTGATGTATTACGATGAAAGATCCTTTTACAGTCAGCTTGGTATGGTATATTCCGCACTTCACCCTGAAGTGGATATCACTGTCGTTACCAATCAACAATCGGGTCCCTACGATCCACAGAAAGATATGAAAGCCGAATTTGATAAATTTATCGATGAGAAGCAGCCGGATGTGCTCATGCTCACTCCGGAGCAGCTTACCGAATACGCCGAGGATGGCAAGCTCCTTGAGTTGGATACGATGACGGAAGAAAAAACTTATAATAAAGAAACGCTCATTCCGGGTCTCCTGGATTATATGAAGGAGCTGGGCGGAGGGAAAATCTACGGCCTCTCCAGCAGTTTTTACAGCCAGGCTATTTTCTATAATAAAGATCTGTTCAATAAATATGGTATCCCTTTGCCGGAAGATCGGATGAGCTGGGACAAGCTGTTTGAGCTGGCGCAGCGGTTCCCGACAGACGGTGCGAAGGACAAGCGGGTCTACGGACTCAGTCTTGGTTATAACGGCGAGCTTTATCAATTAGGCAGTATGATCGGTGCCTCGCAGAATCTGAGCATGGTGAATGCCGCGAGCAAGCAGGTGACTATTAATTCTCCTGCCTGGAAGAATGTATTTCAGACGGCGATGAACGGACTGAAATCCGGCGCTCTATATACCGAAGACCCGAATGGTATGAACACCTCTTCCCAAACTTATGAGGATTACCTCCTGCGTGACCCATTCATTGCGGGGAAGGTGGCGATGAAGCTCGAAGGCGCATATTTTATTGGCCAGATTAAGGAGTCGCAGACTAGAGTAAAGGATAAAGCGATCAAAAGCTGGGACATAGTTACTGTACCTGTCGATCCGCAAAGTCCGGATTCGAGCCCGAATATGTCATTCAATCAAATTTTCGCGGTTAACGCAAAGTCCGTCAATACAGAAGCAGCCAAAGAATTCATACGCTATGTGACAAGCGACGAATATGCGAGGGTCACTTCAAAGCTTCAAGACGGCAGTTTCCCGGTTCGAACCAATTATATAAAGGACGACGACAATCACAATATGAAGGCATTCTACAGCTTGAAGCCGGCGAAATCATCCATTTATAAAGATTACGACAAGCTGCCGCAAAATTTCTTTATGCAGTTTATGAATATCGCTCAGGAAGAGCTGAAGAGCGCATTCGCCGGTAAGAAGTCGCTTGACGATGCGCTTGCAACGGCGCAAACCAAGGGCCAGCAAATAATGGTTCAAGAACAGGCCAAACAGAAGGATAAACCGGCCGAGGCGGCAGTAACGGAGAAGACGGCGAGTGGTACAAATTAA
- a CDS encoding sulfate ABC transporter substrate-binding protein, producing the protein MRPALTKGWRIAAAAFAALSLLLAAACGGNEQNPDGSTVETSGKKGDVTLVIGAYSVAKDAFEVLLPKFQAEWKAKTGQNVVFQESYEASGTQARAIAGGFEADVAVLAMEGDIDKIKKAGLITHDWKKSEPHDGMITRSIAVMGTRKGNPKGIHDWEDLTKDGVKVLYPNPQTSGGAQWDINAMYGAGLKKSEEETGKKDPAYAKAFLERIHRNVESLDKSGRASMAAFEYGVGDVIVTYENELLARIKQGVPYEVIVPKSTILIENPAALVDVNVDKHGTRKVAEAFLDYLYSDEAQRIFADFGFRPVDDKVMSEVASQFKNPPDLFDISYLGGWDYVRKTLYSPKGVWYQVLAGI; encoded by the coding sequence ATGAGACCTGCCCTTACAAAAGGATGGCGGATAGCTGCCGCGGCATTCGCAGCGCTCTCCCTGCTGCTTGCTGCAGCATGCGGCGGAAACGAGCAGAATCCGGACGGCAGCACGGTAGAAACTTCAGGTAAGAAGGGCGATGTGACGCTGGTCATCGGCGCCTATTCCGTTGCGAAGGATGCATTTGAGGTATTGCTGCCGAAATTTCAAGCCGAGTGGAAAGCCAAGACCGGCCAGAATGTCGTATTCCAGGAATCATACGAAGCGTCGGGAACGCAGGCAAGAGCGATAGCCGGCGGATTCGAGGCGGATGTGGCCGTGCTCGCCATGGAAGGCGATATTGATAAAATCAAGAAAGCCGGATTGATCACGCACGATTGGAAGAAATCCGAGCCGCACGATGGGATGATTACGCGCTCAATCGCTGTAATGGGAACCAGAAAGGGCAATCCAAAAGGAATTCATGACTGGGAGGATTTGACCAAGGACGGCGTCAAGGTTCTGTATCCGAACCCGCAGACGTCCGGAGGCGCCCAGTGGGACATTAATGCGATGTACGGCGCGGGGCTGAAGAAGTCCGAAGAGGAAACCGGCAAGAAGGATCCGGCTTACGCAAAGGCGTTTCTGGAGCGGATCCACAGGAATGTGGAATCGCTCGACAAGAGCGGCCGCGCTTCCATGGCCGCGTTCGAATATGGCGTAGGCGATGTGATTGTAACCTACGAGAACGAGCTGCTTGCACGAATCAAGCAGGGAGTCCCGTATGAGGTCATCGTACCAAAGTCCACGATTCTGATTGAAAATCCAGCCGCCCTCGTCGATGTTAATGTCGATAAACACGGTACGCGGAAGGTGGCGGAAGCGTTTCTCGATTATCTGTACAGCGATGAAGCGCAGCGGATATTTGCCGATTTCGGCTTCCGTCCGGTAGACGATAAAGTCATGTCCGAGGTGGCAAGCCAGTTTAAGAATCCGCCCGATTTGTTCGATATCAGTTATTTGGGCGGATGGGATTACGTACGCAAAACGCTGTATTCACCGAAAGGCGTCTGGTATCAGGTGCTGGCTGGAATATAA